The following coding sequences are from one Streptomyces sp. NBC_01232 window:
- a CDS encoding LysR family transcriptional regulator, translating to MIDPRRLRILRAVADHRTVTAAAAALYLTPSAVSQQLAALEQETGHVLLTRSGRGVRLTAAGEILLGHAHEVLAQLERAEAELAAYAGGSAGEVTVAAFATGIAEVLAPAIARLALEQPGIRLRVRDAEGDQSLPLLLDGEADVALAVEYRGAPGADDGRLSVLPLYAEPFDAVLPSGHPLADLPAVSLADLSDSDWVGQYPGNPCHDVTLLACELAGFQPRFAHSSDDFRAVTALVGAGAGVALVPRSALRGMDLKEVQVRPVAGPAATRRVFAATRRGAETHPLIAPVLAALVRESERLPAH from the coding sequence GTGATCGACCCCCGCCGGCTGCGCATCCTGCGGGCCGTGGCGGACCACCGTACGGTGACCGCCGCGGCCGCAGCCCTGTACCTCACCCCCTCCGCCGTCTCCCAGCAGCTCGCGGCGCTGGAACAGGAGACGGGCCACGTGCTGCTCACCCGCAGCGGGCGCGGCGTACGGCTCACCGCAGCCGGTGAGATCCTGCTCGGCCACGCCCACGAGGTGCTCGCGCAGCTGGAGCGGGCCGAGGCCGAACTCGCCGCGTACGCCGGCGGTTCGGCGGGCGAGGTCACCGTGGCCGCCTTCGCGACCGGCATCGCGGAAGTCCTGGCGCCGGCCATCGCCCGGCTCGCGCTGGAACAGCCCGGGATCCGCCTGCGGGTACGGGACGCGGAAGGCGACCAGAGCCTGCCGCTGCTGCTCGACGGCGAGGCGGACGTGGCGCTGGCGGTCGAGTACCGGGGCGCCCCGGGCGCCGACGACGGGCGGCTCTCCGTCCTCCCGCTGTACGCGGAACCCTTCGACGCGGTCCTGCCCTCGGGGCACCCGCTCGCCGACCTGCCCGCGGTGTCGCTGGCCGACCTCTCCGACTCGGACTGGGTGGGCCAGTACCCCGGCAACCCGTGCCACGACGTGACGCTGCTCGCCTGCGAACTGGCGGGCTTCCAGCCCCGGTTCGCGCACTCCTCGGACGACTTCCGGGCCGTGACGGCCCTGGTGGGCGCGGGGGCAGGAGTGGCTCTCGTCCCGCGCTCGGCCCTGCGCGGCATGGACCTCAAGGAGGTCCAGGTCCGCCCGGTCGCAGGCCCGGCGGCCACCCGCCGCGTCTTCGCAGCCACCCGCCGAGGCGCGGAAACCCACCCCCTGATCGCCCCGGTCCTGGCGGCCCTGGTCCGGGAGTCGGAGCGCTTGCCGGCGCATTGA
- a CDS encoding SMI1/KNR4 family protein encodes MSAALTRLRQLLPPPVSGGDVVDWERLADAVQLELPEDYREFVESYGGGEIDEYLSVSTPPVPGSPYGDLLERVDSALSDRDCQELGALLGRQDLPLLLPFADSASSDVAFWLRTGAADSWRVATFRRQVPWGANRWTVFDGGMADFCLAVLTGVVDPFSERIAGSGPHDFVGWRDL; translated from the coding sequence ATGTCTGCTGCTCTCACCCGCCTGCGTCAGCTACTGCCTCCACCTGTCTCCGGAGGAGACGTGGTGGACTGGGAACGACTCGCCGACGCGGTACAGCTGGAACTCCCCGAGGATTACCGCGAGTTCGTGGAGTCATACGGCGGGGGAGAGATCGACGAGTACCTGTCCGTCAGTACGCCTCCCGTCCCGGGATCGCCGTACGGGGATCTTCTCGAGAGAGTCGATTCCGCACTCTCGGACCGGGACTGCCAGGAGCTGGGCGCTCTCCTTGGAAGGCAAGACTTGCCGCTCCTGTTGCCCTTCGCGGACTCGGCGAGCAGCGATGTCGCCTTCTGGCTACGAACGGGCGCAGCCGACAGCTGGAGGGTGGCCACTTTTCGGAGGCAGGTGCCGTGGGGGGCGAACCGCTGGACGGTCTTCGACGGCGGCATGGCCGACTTCTGCCTGGCCGTCCTGACCGGCGTGGTGGATCCGTTCAGCGAGCGGATCGCGGGATCAGGGCCGCACGATTTCGTGGGCTGGCGCGACTTGTAA
- a CDS encoding DeoR/GlpR family DNA-binding transcription regulator, protein MTRKERWQTLLDLLVERGELEVEPAAETLGVSAATIRRDLDQLAEQQLLVRTRGGAVLHGVSYELPLRYRTSRRAAEKRRISEAVAALIVPGEVIGLTGGTTTTEVARALAGRPDLAQGSPALTVVTNALNIAGELVIRPQFKIVLTGGVARPQSYELTGPLAEQVLGQLAVDTAVLGVDGFDPTDGAATRHEDEASINRLLCERARRVVVAADSSKLGVRAFARICATSSVDTLVTDTGLPDTVAEAFGAAGVEVVRV, encoded by the coding sequence ATGACCCGCAAGGAGCGCTGGCAGACGCTGCTGGACCTGCTCGTGGAACGGGGCGAGCTGGAGGTGGAACCCGCCGCGGAGACCCTCGGCGTGTCCGCCGCGACCATCCGCCGCGACCTCGACCAGCTCGCCGAACAGCAGCTGCTGGTCCGCACGCGCGGCGGAGCCGTGCTGCACGGGGTGTCCTACGAACTCCCGCTGCGCTACCGCACATCGCGCCGCGCCGCCGAGAAGCGCCGGATCAGCGAGGCGGTGGCGGCCCTGATCGTGCCGGGCGAGGTGATCGGCCTGACGGGCGGCACGACGACCACCGAGGTGGCACGGGCCCTGGCCGGACGCCCGGACCTGGCCCAGGGGTCCCCTGCGCTCACCGTCGTGACCAACGCCCTCAACATCGCGGGCGAGCTGGTGATCCGGCCGCAGTTCAAGATCGTACTGACCGGGGGCGTGGCCCGTCCCCAGTCCTACGAGCTGACGGGCCCCCTCGCCGAACAGGTCCTCGGGCAGCTCGCGGTGGACACCGCGGTGCTCGGCGTGGACGGCTTCGACCCCACGGACGGCGCGGCGACCCGCCACGAGGACGAGGCCTCGATCAACCGCCTGCTGTGCGAGCGCGCCCGACGGGTGGTCGTCGCGGCCGACTCCAGCAAACTGGGCGTCCGCGCATTCGCCCGCATCTGCGCGACCTCGTCGGTGGACACCCTGGTGACGGACACGGGCCTGCCCGACACCGTGGCGGAGGCCTTCGGGGCGGCGGGGGTCGAGGTGGTACGGGTGTGA
- a CDS encoding DUF1772 domain-containing protein: protein MLNALEVFTVVVVGVMVGVEFSVAFVMNPILNALPGDSGQLGHAHGGRMLGAVMPVWYITSLVLVAVWAVAGWHHHGAGLVITAGALLILSVIMSVLLLVPINNRNKTWTPENRPEDWKEQMNRWLRFHYVRVAVIIAAFTLLVAALA, encoded by the coding sequence ATGCTCAACGCACTTGAGGTGTTCACCGTCGTGGTCGTCGGCGTGATGGTGGGGGTGGAGTTCTCCGTCGCCTTCGTCATGAACCCGATCCTCAACGCCCTCCCCGGCGACAGCGGCCAGCTCGGCCACGCCCACGGGGGCCGGATGCTCGGCGCCGTGATGCCGGTCTGGTACATCACCTCGCTCGTGCTCGTCGCGGTCTGGGCCGTCGCCGGATGGCACCACCACGGCGCCGGCCTCGTCATCACCGCCGGCGCGCTGCTGATCCTCAGCGTGATCATGTCGGTTCTGCTGCTCGTCCCGATCAACAACCGGAACAAGACGTGGACCCCCGAGAACCGGCCCGAGGACTGGAAGGAGCAGATGAACCGCTGGCTGCGCTTCCACTACGTCCGCGTCGCCGTCATCATCGCCGCCTTCACCCTGCTGGTCGCCGCCCTCGCCTGA
- a CDS encoding papain-like cysteine protease family protein translates to MHKRRASRRKKALIAAITAALSGGLLFSFNALAQADVVSGTVIGGQGNYKTVNHRAKPSLSAQVKGSSKVGAKIQMSCRTTGDTVENNPRWIFTGSFYIADAFIKENTTSLPVCGSTPNPKPIPTTAKTLGIDMQKQVRTQWCWDASGVTIAKHWGRSVSQEQFCQLAAQGTWVNCNNQPATLEDMANGLARLGLRNSGRSLYRNASFGESAAEIDAGRPFAVRFGWRTGGGHMNVIYGYDSATNMIAVGDPWQTTQTYTWWNHSTYTNNNSFQWTHSRIGIQG, encoded by the coding sequence ATGCACAAACGTCGCGCGTCCCGCCGCAAGAAAGCGCTGATAGCCGCGATCACCGCCGCACTCTCCGGCGGTCTGCTCTTCAGCTTCAATGCCCTCGCCCAGGCCGATGTGGTCAGCGGCACGGTCATCGGCGGGCAGGGCAACTACAAGACCGTCAACCACCGGGCCAAGCCGTCCCTCTCGGCCCAGGTGAAGGGGTCCTCGAAGGTGGGCGCCAAGATCCAGATGTCCTGCCGGACCACCGGCGACACCGTGGAGAACAACCCGAGGTGGATCTTCACCGGCTCGTTCTACATCGCCGACGCCTTCATCAAGGAAAACACCACCTCCCTGCCGGTCTGCGGTTCAACCCCGAACCCGAAACCCATCCCCACGACCGCGAAGACACTCGGCATCGACATGCAGAAGCAGGTCAGGACCCAGTGGTGCTGGGACGCCTCCGGCGTGACCATCGCCAAGCACTGGGGCCGCTCCGTCAGCCAAGAGCAGTTCTGCCAACTCGCAGCCCAGGGAACCTGGGTGAACTGCAACAACCAGCCCGCGACGCTGGAGGACATGGCCAATGGCCTGGCCAGGCTGGGACTGCGGAACAGCGGCCGCAGCCTGTACCGCAACGCCTCGTTCGGTGAGTCCGCCGCCGAGATCGACGCAGGCCGGCCGTTCGCCGTCCGGTTCGGCTGGCGCACCGGCGGCGGTCACATGAACGTCATCTACGGCTACGACAGCGCCACCAACATGATCGCGGTCGGCGACCCGTGGCAGACCACCCAGACCTACACCTGGTGGAACCACTCCACTTACACGAACAACAACTCGTTCCAGTGGACCCACTCCCGCATCGGCATCCAGGGCTGA
- a CDS encoding sialidase family protein has translation MRVRLPLTAVTTAALLLVTVTGATPAAAERNPDGTPLVKVSHGDPYANCTIGARSPDSVAYPATEVEPYLSVDPRDPKRVVTVFQQDRWNDGGARGLAASWTTDGRTFHRSTLPFSLCAPGGADFERATDPWVSTGPDGTVYASGEGVDFVKSTRTGLLAATSRDGGRTWHNVTTTHVDEQPFFNDKPSLTADPIRRGTAYQVWDRLDNDPPGPGSLDGPGYISVTRDGGRTWSGARRFVDTSTVPNTQTIGHLIVVDRHTGTLYDFFDQITLSEDLSTVVDAHYAMVTSTDAGETWSAPVTVAKDTAVPEVHPNDPAKPLRAASTLPSPAVDPKTGTLYMAYEGADFSGGRFNSVQLVRSTDGGRTWGAPELISPEGVPAFSPSVAVDERGTLALMYYDLRFLKPGDTTTLPTAYQLATLPHGDPKRRTERRISRIFDWLQAPFAGGYFLGDYQGLVADGKGVRAVLTETNSGAPQNRTDVYTGTLSTR, from the coding sequence ATGCGCGTCCGCCTGCCCCTGACCGCCGTCACCACCGCCGCACTCCTGCTCGTCACGGTCACCGGCGCGACTCCGGCCGCAGCAGAACGCAACCCCGACGGCACACCACTGGTCAAGGTGTCCCACGGCGACCCGTACGCGAACTGCACCATCGGAGCCAGATCCCCCGACAGCGTCGCCTACCCCGCCACCGAGGTCGAGCCGTACCTGTCCGTCGATCCGCGCGACCCCAAGCGCGTGGTCACCGTGTTCCAGCAGGACCGCTGGAACGACGGCGGCGCCCGTGGCCTGGCGGCCAGCTGGACCACGGACGGCCGCACCTTCCACCGGAGCACGCTGCCGTTCAGCCTTTGCGCCCCGGGCGGAGCGGACTTCGAACGGGCCACCGACCCCTGGGTGAGCACCGGACCGGACGGCACCGTCTACGCGAGCGGCGAGGGCGTCGACTTCGTCAAGAGCACGCGCACCGGCCTCCTGGCCGCCACGTCCCGCGACGGCGGCCGCACTTGGCACAACGTCACCACCACGCACGTCGACGAGCAGCCGTTCTTCAACGACAAGCCCTCGCTCACCGCCGACCCGATCCGCAGGGGCACCGCCTACCAGGTCTGGGACCGCCTCGACAACGACCCGCCCGGCCCCGGCTCCCTCGACGGTCCGGGCTACATCTCCGTCACCCGCGACGGCGGCCGCACCTGGAGCGGGGCCCGGCGCTTCGTCGACACCAGCACCGTGCCCAACACCCAGACCATCGGCCATCTGATCGTCGTCGACCGGCACACCGGCACCCTGTACGACTTCTTCGATCAGATCACCCTCTCCGAGGACCTGAGCACCGTCGTCGACGCCCACTACGCGATGGTCACCTCGACCGACGCCGGAGAGACCTGGAGCGCCCCGGTCACCGTGGCCAAGGACACCGCCGTACCGGAGGTCCACCCGAACGACCCCGCCAAGCCGCTGCGCGCCGCGTCCACCCTGCCCAGTCCGGCCGTCGACCCGAAGACGGGCACGCTCTACATGGCCTACGAGGGTGCGGACTTCTCCGGCGGCCGGTTCAACTCCGTCCAGTTGGTGCGCTCCACCGACGGCGGCCGCACCTGGGGCGCCCCGGAGCTGATCAGCCCGGAGGGCGTGCCGGCGTTCTCCCCGTCGGTCGCGGTCGACGAGCGGGGCACGCTCGCGCTCATGTACTACGACCTGCGCTTCCTCAAGCCGGGCGACACCACCACCCTGCCCACCGCCTACCAGCTGGCCACCCTGCCGCACGGGGACCCGAAGCGCCGGACCGAACGACGCATCTCGCGGATCTTCGACTGGCTGCAGGCACCGTTCGCCGGGGGCTACTTCCTCGGCGACTACCAAGGCCTGGTGGCGGACGGCAAGGGAGTACGGGCGGTGCTCACCGAGACCAACTCCGGCGCACCGCAGAACCGTACGGACGTGTACACCGGCACTCTCAGCACCCGCTGA
- a CDS encoding TetR/AcrR family transcriptional regulator, which translates to MSVQERKQRERAERERLIVATARELAEQQGWDAVTTRRLAERIEYSQPVLYSHFRGKREIIGAVALEGATELAAAVRAAASRANGPRERVAALAHAYLDFAERHPAVYDAIFQLDGGLAYAQEDTPEQLKDAFSALLESLGDVAGDGVHPGLFTEVFWAALHGVATLTRARRLPPEDTGRRVELLVERLAEF; encoded by the coding sequence ATGTCGGTACAGGAACGCAAGCAGCGCGAACGGGCGGAGCGTGAGCGCCTCATCGTGGCGACGGCCCGCGAACTCGCCGAGCAGCAGGGCTGGGACGCGGTCACCACCCGCCGGCTCGCCGAGCGCATCGAGTACAGCCAGCCCGTCCTCTACAGCCACTTCCGCGGCAAACGGGAGATCATCGGCGCCGTCGCCCTCGAGGGCGCCACCGAGCTGGCCGCGGCGGTGCGTGCCGCGGCGTCCAGGGCGAACGGCCCGCGTGAGCGGGTTGCCGCCCTCGCCCACGCCTACCTCGACTTCGCCGAACGCCATCCGGCCGTCTACGACGCCATCTTCCAGCTCGACGGAGGTCTCGCGTACGCGCAGGAGGACACCCCGGAACAGCTCAAGGACGCCTTCTCCGCCCTGCTGGAGAGCCTCGGCGACGTCGCCGGGGACGGCGTCCACCCGGGACTGTTCACCGAGGTGTTCTGGGCGGCCCTGCACGGCGTCGCGACCCTGACCCGGGCGCGACGGCTTCCGCCGGAGGACACCGGGCGCAGGGTGGAGCTGCTGGTGGAGCGGCTCGCCGAGTTCTGA
- a CDS encoding acyl-CoA dehydrogenase family protein yields MHLEYTPEQQQLRTELRAYFAELVPQDVYARYEDPAAQKRFYRDTIRRLGADGWLGVGWPKEYGGRGMTPMDQFIFFDEAAQAVVPLPLMALNTVGPTIMQFGTDEQKAYFLPKILAGEIDFAIGYSEPDAGTDLAALKCKAVREGDEESGTYVVNGQKIWTTNGDTADWVWLAVRTDPDAPAHKGITMLLVPTSDPGYSCTLINTLASHDTTASYYENIRVPADRRVGQENKGWRLITNQLNHERVTLAAHGTMAIRALHDVQRWAAATKLADGRRVIDLPWVRGRLARTHVRLDAMKLLNWQMVGAVQAGTLTPQDASAVKVYGSEARRDAYAWLMEIVGAAGSLKDGSAGAVLHGELERGYRSAVIFTFGGGNNEIQREIISWIGLGMPRVRR; encoded by the coding sequence GTGCACCTCGAATACACGCCTGAGCAGCAGCAGTTGCGCACCGAACTGCGCGCCTACTTCGCCGAGCTCGTGCCGCAGGACGTCTACGCCCGCTACGAGGACCCGGCCGCTCAGAAGCGCTTCTACCGGGACACCATCCGCCGGCTCGGCGCCGACGGCTGGCTCGGCGTCGGCTGGCCCAAGGAGTACGGCGGCCGCGGGATGACCCCGATGGACCAGTTCATCTTCTTCGACGAAGCCGCACAGGCCGTCGTACCGCTGCCCCTGATGGCGCTCAACACGGTCGGGCCGACCATCATGCAGTTCGGCACCGACGAGCAGAAGGCGTACTTCCTGCCGAAGATCCTCGCCGGCGAGATCGACTTCGCGATCGGCTACAGCGAGCCCGACGCAGGCACCGACCTCGCCGCGCTCAAGTGCAAGGCGGTCCGCGAGGGCGACGAGGAGAGCGGCACCTACGTCGTCAACGGACAGAAGATCTGGACCACCAACGGCGACACCGCCGACTGGGTCTGGCTCGCCGTACGCACCGACCCGGACGCCCCCGCCCACAAGGGCATCACCATGCTCCTCGTCCCGACCTCGGACCCCGGCTATTCCTGCACCCTCATCAACACCCTCGCCTCGCACGACACCACCGCCAGCTACTACGAGAACATCCGGGTCCCGGCGGACCGCCGCGTCGGACAGGAGAACAAGGGCTGGCGCCTGATCACCAACCAGCTCAACCACGAGCGCGTCACCCTCGCCGCCCACGGCACCATGGCCATCCGGGCCCTCCACGACGTCCAGCGCTGGGCCGCCGCGACGAAACTCGCCGACGGCCGCCGCGTCATCGACCTCCCGTGGGTCCGCGGCCGCCTGGCGCGCACCCACGTCCGTCTCGACGCGATGAAGCTGCTCAACTGGCAGATGGTGGGCGCGGTCCAGGCCGGCACCCTCACCCCGCAGGACGCCTCCGCGGTCAAGGTGTACGGCTCGGAGGCCCGCCGGGACGCGTACGCCTGGCTGATGGAGATAGTCGGCGCGGCCGGCTCCCTCAAGGACGGCTCGGCGGGCGCGGTCCTGCACGGCGAGCTCGAACGCGGCTACCGCAGCGCCGTGATCTTCACCTTCGGCGGGGGCAACAACGAGATCCAGCGCGAGATCATCTCCTGGATCGGCCTCGGCATGCCCCGCGTGCGCCGCTAG
- a CDS encoding glycine C-acetyltransferase encodes MFDTVREDLRSTLDEIRAAGLHKPERVIGTPQNAAVAVTSGGAAGEVLNFCANNYLGLADHPEVVAAAKDALDRWGYGMASVRFICGTQEVHKELEARLSAFLGQEDTILYSSCFDANGGVFETLLGAEDAVISDALNHASIIDGIRLSKARRFRYANRDLAELEARLKEATEGGARRKLIVTDGVFSMDGYVAPLAQICDLAERYDAMVMVDDSHAVGFVGPGGRGTPELHGVMDRVDIITGTLGKALGGASGGYVAARAEIVELLRQRSRPYLFSNSLAPVIAAASLKVLDLLESAGDLREHLAANTALFRTKMTEAGFEVLPGDHAIAPVMIGDAAEAARMAELLLERGVYVIGFSYPVVPMGAARIRVQLSAAHSTADVERAVAAFIDARAALETAGA; translated from the coding sequence ATGTTCGACACCGTCCGCGAGGACCTGCGCTCCACCCTCGACGAGATCCGCGCCGCCGGCCTGCACAAGCCCGAGCGCGTCATCGGCACCCCGCAGAACGCGGCCGTCGCGGTCACCTCGGGCGGCGCCGCCGGAGAGGTGCTCAACTTCTGCGCCAACAACTACCTGGGGCTGGCCGACCACCCCGAGGTCGTCGCCGCCGCGAAGGACGCGCTGGACCGCTGGGGCTACGGCATGGCCTCCGTCCGCTTCATCTGCGGCACCCAGGAGGTGCACAAGGAGCTCGAGGCGCGGCTCTCCGCCTTCCTCGGCCAGGAGGACACGATCCTCTACTCCTCCTGCTTCGACGCCAACGGCGGCGTCTTCGAGACCCTCCTCGGAGCCGAGGACGCGGTCATCTCCGACGCCCTCAACCACGCCTCGATCATCGACGGCATCCGCCTCTCCAAGGCCCGTCGCTTCCGCTACGCCAACCGCGACCTGGCCGAGCTCGAAGCCCGCCTGAAGGAAGCCACCGAGGGCGGCGCCCGCCGCAAGCTGATCGTCACCGACGGCGTCTTCTCCATGGACGGCTACGTCGCCCCGCTCGCCCAGATCTGCGACCTCGCCGAGCGCTACGACGCCATGGTCATGGTCGACGACTCGCACGCCGTCGGCTTCGTCGGCCCCGGCGGCCGCGGCACCCCCGAACTGCACGGCGTCATGGACCGCGTCGACATCATCACCGGCACCCTCGGCAAGGCCCTCGGCGGCGCCTCCGGCGGCTACGTCGCCGCCCGCGCCGAGATCGTCGAGCTGCTGCGCCAGCGCTCGCGCCCGTACCTCTTCTCCAACTCCCTCGCCCCGGTCATCGCGGCAGCCTCCCTCAAGGTCCTCGACCTCCTGGAGTCCGCCGGTGACCTGCGCGAACACCTCGCAGCCAACACCGCGCTGTTCCGTACGAAGATGACCGAGGCCGGCTTCGAGGTCCTGCCCGGCGACCACGCCATCGCCCCGGTCATGATCGGCGACGCGGCCGAGGCGGCCAGGATGGCGGAGCTGCTCCTGGAGCGCGGCGTGTACGTGATCGGCTTCTCCTACCCGGTGGTGCCGATGGGTGCGGCGCGCATCCGCGTCCAGCTCTCCGCGGCCCACTCGACGGCCGACGTCGAGCGCGCCGTCGCCGCCTTCATCGACGCCCGTGCGGCCCTCGAGACCGCTGGGGCCTGA
- a CDS encoding SIS domain-containing protein: MSHVAYELGTQPACWERAAELAPVHRAVLPQAGERTAIVGCGTSYYMAQAAAVLRETAGQGETDAFPASEFPRHRRYDRVVALTRSGTTTEVLDLLAGLRDAGVPTTAVVGDPATPVMTAADELVVLDFADEQSVVQTRFATTALTLLRAHVGLHTPSAVADARTALIDPLPAEIAGRGQFTFLGRGWSVGLANEAALKMREASLSWAESYPAMEYRHGPISVSGPGTVTWSLDEAPDGLAEQVRATGSQWVPGRLDPLAELVRVHRLALAVAAHQQLDPDAPRNLTRSVILTTGEEAVR; encoded by the coding sequence ATGAGTCACGTCGCGTACGAGTTGGGCACGCAGCCCGCATGCTGGGAGCGGGCCGCCGAACTGGCCCCGGTCCACCGGGCGGTGCTGCCGCAGGCGGGGGAGCGTACCGCGATCGTCGGGTGCGGGACCTCGTACTACATGGCCCAGGCGGCCGCCGTGCTGCGCGAGACGGCCGGCCAGGGCGAGACCGACGCCTTCCCCGCCTCCGAGTTCCCGCGCCACCGCCGCTACGACCGGGTCGTCGCCCTGACCCGCTCCGGCACCACCACCGAGGTGCTGGACCTGCTGGCCGGGCTGCGGGACGCGGGCGTGCCCACGACGGCGGTCGTCGGCGACCCAGCGACCCCGGTGATGACCGCGGCCGACGAGCTCGTCGTCCTGGACTTCGCCGACGAACAGTCCGTCGTGCAGACCCGTTTCGCGACCACCGCCCTCACCCTGCTGCGCGCCCACGTCGGGCTGCACACCCCCTCCGCGGTCGCCGACGCCCGTACCGCCCTCATCGACCCCCTCCCTGCCGAGATCGCCGGCCGCGGGCAGTTCACCTTCCTCGGCCGCGGCTGGAGCGTCGGGCTCGCCAACGAGGCCGCGCTGAAGATGCGCGAGGCCTCGCTGTCCTGGGCCGAGTCCTACCCGGCGATGGAGTACCGGCACGGACCGATCAGCGTCTCCGGGCCCGGTACGGTCACCTGGTCGCTCGACGAGGCCCCCGACGGGCTTGCCGAGCAGGTGCGCGCCACCGGCTCCCAGTGGGTGCCCGGGCGGCTCGATCCGCTCGCCGAACTGGTCCGCGTACACCGCCTCGCCCTGGCCGTCGCCGCCCACCAGCAGCTCGACCCGGATGCGCCGCGCAATCTCACGCGCTCGGTGATCCTCACCACCGGCGAGGAGGCGGTCCGATGA
- a CDS encoding DinB family protein encodes MTSPRSRAEFFVEPERDGRFSRPATGDERRMLVAFLADHRATLELKCAGLGAELARRSVEPSTLSLLGLVRHLADVERRWFRKVLAGRDAPPLFSSADEPDGGFDGAVSDPAAVEAAWEAWRGEVAFAERFVAEAPHLDVEAVDAWRGKVSLRWVLIHMVEEYARHNGHADLLRERIDGAIGI; translated from the coding sequence ATGACGAGCCCACGCAGCAGAGCGGAATTCTTCGTCGAACCCGAGCGGGACGGCCGCTTCAGCCGCCCGGCGACCGGCGACGAGCGGCGGATGCTGGTCGCCTTCCTGGCGGACCACCGCGCCACCCTGGAACTGAAGTGCGCAGGCCTGGGGGCCGAGTTGGCGCGGCGGTCGGTGGAACCGTCCACCCTGTCCCTGCTCGGGCTGGTCCGGCACCTGGCCGATGTGGAGCGCCGCTGGTTCCGGAAGGTCCTGGCGGGCCGGGACGCGCCGCCGCTGTTCTCCTCGGCGGACGAACCCGACGGGGGCTTCGACGGAGCCGTGTCCGATCCCGCGGCCGTCGAGGCGGCCTGGGAGGCCTGGCGCGGTGAAGTGGCCTTCGCGGAACGCTTCGTCGCCGAGGCGCCCCACCTGGACGTCGAGGCCGTCGACGCGTGGCGCGGGAAGGTGTCGCTGCGCTGGGTGCTGATCCACATGGTCGAGGAGTACGCACGCCACAACGGGCACGCCGACCTCCTGCGCGAGCGGATCGACGGGGCCATCGGCATCTGA
- a CDS encoding class II fructose-bisphosphate aldolase, which translates to MSLVRAGDLVLEAAAAGRAVAAFNIITLEHAEAVVAGAEAAGLPVILQLSENAVKFRAGRLLPISRAALACAEAAGVPVGLHLDHVKSPELLRQACDAGYSSVMYDAAQLPYAENLEATRSAADWAHANGLWIEAELGEVGGKNGAAPLDPHAPGARTDPDEARRFVADSGVDALAVAIGSSHAMTSRTAALDHALLARLAKTVDVPLVLHGSSGLPDAELAAAVAGGIRKVNIGTALNVAMTEAIRAHLTPADPRPYLTAARTAMTVTATAMIGALN; encoded by the coding sequence ATGAGCCTCGTCCGCGCGGGCGACCTGGTCCTGGAGGCGGCCGCGGCCGGCCGGGCCGTCGCCGCCTTCAACATCATCACCCTGGAGCACGCCGAAGCCGTCGTCGCCGGGGCCGAGGCGGCCGGCCTGCCGGTCATCCTCCAACTGAGCGAGAACGCAGTGAAGTTCCGCGCCGGGCGGCTGCTTCCCATCTCCCGGGCCGCTCTCGCCTGCGCCGAGGCCGCAGGCGTCCCCGTCGGCCTCCACCTCGACCACGTCAAGAGCCCAGAGCTGCTCCGGCAGGCCTGCGACGCGGGATACAGCTCGGTGATGTACGACGCCGCGCAGCTCCCGTACGCCGAGAACCTGGAGGCCACCCGCTCCGCCGCCGACTGGGCGCACGCCAACGGGCTGTGGATCGAGGCCGAGCTGGGGGAGGTCGGCGGGAAGAACGGCGCGGCGCCGCTGGACCCGCACGCGCCCGGCGCCCGTACCGACCCGGACGAGGCCCGGCGGTTCGTCGCGGACTCCGGGGTCGACGCCCTTGCCGTAGCCATCGGCAGCAGCCACGCGATGACCAGCCGGACCGCGGCCCTGGACCACGCGCTCCTGGCCCGGCTGGCCAAGACCGTGGACGTACCGCTCGTCCTGCACGGCTCGTCGGGTCTGCCCGACGCCGAGCTGGCGGCGGCCGTCGCGGGCGGTATCCGCAAGGTCAACATCGGCACCGCGCTCAACGTGGCCATGACCGAAGCCATCCGTGCCCACCTCACCCCGGCGGATCCGCGGCCGTACCTGACGGCCGCCCGGACGGCGATGACGGTGACGGCGACGGCTATGATCGGCGCCCTGAACTGA